The nucleotide sequence GCTGGtcaatatttaaaacacacacaactgttTAAGTATCTGAATTGCCCATTACCTAGCATATCCAGAAGACAAGGATTTCAAAGAATCATAAAAATCCACCACAATTTCATTCAAAGGTAGGAGATATTTAAGCATAACTCTGTTTTGATCAATAAACACCATATTCTTCTGAACTGCTCTTCGAGCCTAAAAGggcagaaaaaaatgtgtttaatgaTCGCCTATTTGAATGACgatttgaaataaatatagacagatgCCAATTACCAATGTAAATATTTCCTTACAAATGCTGATGAGTGGACAAAATGAAGGAATATTTCTTTAATGCCTAGTAAAAACTTGCAAGCAATATTTTTAATACAGAGAATCATTTTGTATTTCAATTATGGTATACACCAAAGCTTTTAGTCCTTTGGATTtaacaattttatcttttttaatcaCACAGTAATTTAACAAGTCAAATGTAACTACAAAGGAAGTTCTAattgcttattttataaatgaagaaacctAAGACCAGGGAAATTAAGTGATTGACCGAAGTTATAATATAGTTTGTGATAACAATTAAAATTTCAGTCTACTAGTCATCATTTTAGAGTTCTTTCTAATACATTCAGAGTATTTCAAATAGGTATTTTTTGAGGACCATGATTATATCCAGTTTTTGGTATAAATCATTTATTACAATGTGGCGAGGACTAAAGCAAAATGGAAAACATCTTCCAATTAAAGGTCTGTCAAGTATTACTATTACATTTCAAACTATATTCAATATCAAATACTCAAAAAGTCTAAAAGAAATTATACTTTTATCTACTCAGGACAAATAAGCatcaaatttcttttctttgggctcatttaaaataaaaatgtttttaaatcctcacctgaggatatgtttttttactgacttttagagagaagagaggaagaaacagagagagagaggaaaacatcaatcagttgcctcccgtaggcaccccaaccagggatcaaactagCAAACTGCTATGTGCTCTgatccagaatcaaacccgaaatctgttggtgtatgggatgatgcttcaaccaactgagctactggacCAGGgctcaaaatgatttttaaagtacatatataCCTATATCCACATGTATCTAGATAAATATTGATATCTCTATATATGTATGAAAACTTATTATAAAATTCAATGTGCTCCACAGAGAGAAATCTTTCAAAACTGCTAGAGgactaaaatttacttttatattgAACTGTATTACATTTATACCTGACAAAGCATCATTATTTTTCCAGTATATTCATCTGGTGTTATAATAGTGCCCAAAACAACTGGCTCCAAATATTCTGTTACTTTTGATTTATCAGGGAACTGTGCAGGATTGATTATTgtaatttccttttctctgtattcctaaaaataaagaaatatcaccAATAGTTAAAACGAAATCTGAATAAACAATAACtatgttttaatttaaagtatgttagaatttattttgctattgaatttgttggaattaataaaaacaacGGAATCCCTAAAGAGTAGAATATTATCTTAATGTGTTTTAGATTTAAAAGTCTACCAATTGTaatcatttaatattattaagCAATATATTCTGATGATTcacatttattaaacatattttatgtacaattttaaaaagtatgatgtAAGAATACATTTTCTTCTACCCCTTATAAGGCATTATAATGTTTCCTAATTTTGTTGGAAAATACTTAAAGTTGTCAAAGttactatttctttaaaataaacagaTTGCCACTTAGATAGAATACAGTATTATCCCTATCATTAACTTAAAATCTAAAATTTCCTACACCAGGTAAGAATGAATGTTTCATTTGTAATAAGATCAATTACTTAGGACCAAAAATATATTCATCATCTTGCACTGGATTTAGAACAGTATTTTTATTCCTAATTCAGTAACAGATTAGTATTGATAACGTGGTTATTTTACCAACTAAAACATTGCATAAATTATTTCTCATGTAGGTTCTCCAACATTAATCATAAGATAATtcaatttttattgctattaatcAAGAAATATTTAGTTTTAATAGCTAGTCAGCTAATGGTATACAAAGTGTCTCTTGCATTCTGCATACACGCAGaagcatatacacacacatttagttTTCGGATTCACAATAGTACCTTTATTAATAGTACTTTTATCGGATTCACAATAGTACCTTTATTAATTTTGCTGATGAAAGAACAGCTTTATATGGAACAGTAGGAGTTGTCAAAATAACAGAAGCATTATATTCTTGTTCTAGTCGCTGGTTGAAAACTTCCATATGCAAAAGTCCAAGAAATCCCAATCTGGGGAGAAAAAAACCAAACCCCAAAATGTTTATGTCCCATAGACTCTATTTTCTTTGATGAATATATTGTTACTTTGTGGGAAAGGGGTATATCATAAGAGTCATTCAAGCAATTCACATCATAATGAAATGTTAGTATAATTTCATTAACTAAGATTCCAGTGTTCCATTGggattctatttaaaattgctATAAAACTTACCTATAGAAGATGAATCCACAGCGTAAAATAGGCAGATATTGTTTCATTTCACTTTACACtaatatgaatttattttcagaaatgttcCAAAGCAAGAAAccatttaaactttacttttcaaTGAACATGGAACGGTACAATGTAGTTGAATCTTACCTCCAGCCAGCACCTAGGGCAAGGCTACTATCCCGATGAACTGTCACACTGGAATCATTTAAGGTCAGTTTTTCTATAGCACTCTTCAGGTTATTATATTCAGACTGATCCACAGGGTACATTCCTGAGGACATGAGAATTTCTAATTATCACATGTGAAAAGCTGACAAAGGAACAAAATATGCAATGCTTCCAAGATCACAATTAGTCACTTAGCTTTTAAATAACTTCCTTAAATTTCACTCACCAAAATATGtttgcaaaaaaaacaaacaaacctgtaaATATTAAGTTACACTGACTTTAAAGTATCTTGCAAGTTTCATAGCCTTAATGAATTTATAACCGGATTCATACTTAAAGTCATGTTTTTATGATTTTGCAAAAATgtcaggaaaacaaaaaagaaccatGAGAATTAGGCCTAGGAAAATACATTGTGCTTATTTCAATAAACAAAAGTGGAAGTCATTCCACAACCACAAATGAGACTCCATTAACGGATAAAAAAACAGGAGTAGAAATGAAAACTACGCTGAATTCTGAATTCTCTATGGCAGATTATCCACTAAAATCAAAGataaattttgcttttttcaatTCACTAACAAAAACTACAAAGTTACTGATTCATCAGATTCTCTTTCATCTGACAACTCAAGTCCTCACCTCTCAAGTCCTCCAAAAGCCAAATGACTGACTTTGCCTGACCATGGGGATCAAAAACGTTCGTCATTCGCAAAGAGAGATACTTAAGGGAGAAAAACAAGGGCTGGATGCAACTTGATGACCTTCAATCACgtcttcctttttcaaatatcTGTAATTCCACACAGTTGTAGAAGGTGGCGAAGTTATATATATGTGAGGTGACACTATTCTCTGCCATATCTACACTAGTACAATATTAAAAGAAAGGCCAGCTAAAGGGAAGGTACTCAGTGATAAACTAATTAGAAAAAGATTTCAAATATAATGACCTGATATTCTAAGGAAACAAGTAGGAAATTCTTATTACTATGCTCTTTTATATATCAGAGAGCTTGTTTCTTAAGTCCTAAAAAAATTTAGGAAATTATCTCCTACATAAAGTTTTACTACACATATGAAATTagctaatatgtaaatagcacacacacacacaaaccaaaaagGATTTCCTGGAATTAGCTGTTATTTAAAATGAGCATTTCTAGTAAATTTTATTTCGATTGACAGAATAAGCTGACCCTCATCCTTTGACTTTGTGAGCTCCTCACCTGCAAATACCATTGGTTTCGCTGATTTAAACCCAGGCAAGGGCTCCACTGGTTGTTTATGTAAATACAATGTATCTCCTATTTGTGCTTCAGTGACATCTTTCATCCCAGCAATCAGATAGCCCACCTGTCCTGCAtatctaaataaaattattatatggaAATATTTACTCCTTTAATGTTTCAAGTACATACTCACAATAAGCTCTACCTTCCCAGGAAATGATCACTTTCCAAACAAAACCTCATGAAATGGAAACTAAGTGCTACATATCAATTCTCAACTCCACGGATTATCAGCAAAGGAACACTCCATGCCTTAAACCCCATTACCAACAATAAGCCCAGGCCCTTTTCATGACGATGCCGGATATGATTATAGATATGGGTGAAGGAACTATCTCTTTCACTGTCTCATCAAATGCATCAAAATAGAATCCTTATCTGCACTGAATCACAAAATTAGTTATGACTagacaaaaggaataaaaatatatcaaattattaTCCTTCGCACATGAGATTCCTTTCAAAAGATCATTCACTAGATAGGTGCTCTATATAAccaggttttggtttttttgaGTCTTCAAATTGGGACCATTCTAAGTATACCAAGTTGAGAAAGAATGAGATAGACATACAAGTGTATTGTACTTATTTACTAATGTGTATTACTTACAGTTTATGAGTTGGCTGCTCATTAGGATTCAGAACTCCTACTTCATTAACTTCATATGTCTTTTGAGTATGTGCAGATACAATTTTATCTCCTTTTGAAACCACTCCATCAAATAATGCTACATTGGCTATCACACCCCTATACTGGTCAAAGGTGGAGTCAAATACCAAAGCTCTCAGGGGACTGTTGCGATGTACTTTAGgactattaaaaataagtaaaaggtaAATACAGACATggtaaattaaaatcttaataataaaatgcCTATGTTTAACTCAAATACTATGCTTCCTTTATTCTAGTACTGAAGAAAGGTTGACGACTGACagccaaaataaaaagatttctataaaataaggtgtaatgtctatttttatatgttttaatttaacctcaagttttatataaatgacttttaaattacttataaaaCTGATGACATGTATTTGTTCAGtattaaagcaaagaaaaataattgttaataTATTCATTGTAAGTCTCCTTCTTACAATGATTGTTAAGAACAGATCCCTatcatcctttttttcttttctcttttttttctgtactaTATTTGCCTTCCAtgttactaaaaataaatttaagtatttattttctttgaccaCAGGAGTATATTTACCACATCTACTAAGCTAAAATAACAGATCAAATAGATGGTTTTTGTGCTATTAAAGATAAACAGTACAGAAATAGCAGAAGACTTACGGGGGTATTCTTTCGATGACTGCCTGAAGAACACTTTCAACATTTGTTCCAAGTTTAGcagaaatctaaaaatatatgtgtaaaaacacaaacatttaaaCTTAAAACTCTACCTTTTTTCTATCCTGGTGACAGAACTTTATAATCACAGTAAAGAAAGAATTCTAACAGTTATCAATTTGTTTGAAGATCGTCATAAAAGGAAGCACAAAGTAAATAGTATACTGACAAATGTCCTTCCAGTACAGTTAGGTGTTTCTATGACTCTTGGATTAAATTACAAGAGTATTCTGATTATGATGTTGAAAGAGCAGTGGACTTTGACCCATACATACTTCTTTGAGCTTCAAGTTCTTCATCTGATAAATAATCATTGATATTTTGCCTAAGTTTCAAGGTTATTGTGTGGATAGAATAAACACTATATGTAGATGGCATGCAGGTAATTTATAAGGCATATCATTACTATTGTTCTCACACTGAAAAAGCAAAAGACTCAAAACACATGTGCATGACTGACCTTTACCATTATCAGTAATTGGACTGTCTCTGAAATCTTGATTTCAAAATCCATTTCCTGAATATCACCTCCTATCCTCCAAATTCTCTGTGGATCAGTTTTGAAATTCAGCAATAAAGACATTTTGGGCTAAATCTGTTTGGGAGCATATACTGTGCATCTTAGGATGTTAAACAGCATCCATGAAATCTCATCTATCTACAAGATGTCAGCAGCAACCCcaattcccccccaaaaaaacgccttcagacattgccaaatgcttCCTGGGGGGCAAAACTAAACCCTGAGAGAACCACTTCTCTAGGTTCTAGTACGTTTAAATAATCCTTTAAAATTACAACCTCTAATCCACTGAATGGACTATTAAAAATTATCCATTAATCCTCCACTCCCTCATTTCCCAGCTGAGACTCCAAGCTCTACTACTTACATTCACTGTTCAACCACTTTCTATTCTCTATCATAAGCAGATGGTAAAACCCCCACTGTGAATGCATCCCACTATATGCTTTTTCTATGCTTATAAACAGAGTAGCTTAACAtaactggagaaaaataaagttaactgTTCTAGCTAGTTCCTTGTGAATTCATGACCACAGATCTCACTATGTAGTTAACACTTCCTGGCAGTCCCAGGATGCATACCCTGGTAAATTCACATTAACACTCAGTAAAAGTAGAAGCTACACATTATAGTGTTGCACTGACATACTTACTACAAAAGCATGTAACACTGCAGTTTGGCTGTGGCTATTTAACACCCAAAACAGCATTAGaaaggtacatttaaaaattcaaatttagccctagccagtttggctcagtggacagagtgtcggcctgtggactgaagggtcctgggttcgattccggtcaagggctcaatccccagaagggggcatgcaagaagcagctgatcaatgatctccctcatcatcgatgtttctgtctctctctccctttcccttcctctctgaaatcaataaaaatatattaaaaaaacaaataaaaattcaaatttaaaatatagtattaacTTTGACATAAATAATATCTATTGTATCCTACCATTATTACCATAGCTAGCTCTTTTATATGGAAAAAAAGTTATCTCTCAATCTCAAGAAAACGTACAAATGCCTTGAAATTAGTTTGAATGTGCtgttcaaagaaaatatttccatagATGCAAAATGGGCACATATTAGGTAACTAGATCTGTAATCTTAAGAAAGTGATTAACATCTTTGAGCCAGTTCTTTCAACTGGATCTCAAGAATAATTCCCATCTGTCCTAACCATGTAATAAGAATTTCTGgtaaggatcaaatgaaataTTAGTAAAAAGAACTcagtaaaactataaaaacatgatataataATGGGCTATCAAAAAGTCTAAATTTCATTTACACCAATTAACTgagattttcaaaattataaccaAGTcttaaaataaaggtatttttacCTTAATacattcatcacttggaatatcaAACACCTTTTCAATTTGTTTTACAACCCTTTCAGGATCAGCATTCTTCAaatctatcttaaaaaaaaaataaaattcattatgtcttaatttattaaaaataaagtgtatttcCTACTAAATAGCATTTTACGATAGTTAAAAGCATAACTGACCCTGCtatgatttttctttcaaaagtattaaaataatttaggtaCAGGCTATACAATTTTAATAAGCATGGCCACGTTTACAAAGTATagaaataaatagcatttttgtGTCATTGTAATTACCTTATTTATAACTGGAATTACCGATAGCTGTGCTTCAAAGGCAAGAAAGAAGTTTGCTACAGTTTGGGCTTGAATACCCTGGAAAAATCAAGACACAGGATTTCTACCATCTATCACAAACTTATAATTCAAGACAattccacatcttcaccaaaaGCAGAGGTATAAGACAAAATATGGTACCTATACTTCCATGCATCTGGATATTCTCTGTGAAATTCCTTTCACTTCAGGAAGCATTTGTTAAAGGGGACTATGTTAGGCTTAGAGACACAAAAGTGAAACACAGACCCTTAAGGTCATCAAAGCCTACTACAGGATACTAGATGCCTCATGCACCAGtaaggtcccttggcctggcctgcgggatggggccgaaacccgctctctgacatcccctggggggtcctggattgtgagagggcgcaggccaggctgagggacaccagtgcacgatcagagCAGGGGAGGAATgccggaggttggccagctaggtagggaccacaggaaggctccagggcatgtctggctcatctcgatcggccggactccagcagcaagctaaactactggtcagagcgtctgcctcctggtggccagtgcacgtcacagtgattggtcgaccagtcgactgtctgcctcctagtggtcagtgcacataatagcgagCGGtagagcggccttagcatatcattagcatattacactttgattggttgaacaggtGACTGGACCATTAGACActgagcatattaggcttttattatataggacagctGCATGATGCAGTTTATAAAGTCCAGTAGTTTGTATATAAAGTAGAGATTGACTTTCCTCTGGATTTTGAATGAAGAGTTTGTGAGAAACTGAATGTAACAAAAGCTTATTTTACATAGCATATCATCGTTCTTGTATGGTCATTTAGTTACTATGTTCATATGGTATGTTTATAACACAAAAGAAGTTGGTAATGTTATTAGTATGTTTCTTTAAACTTAACACTTCTCATATTATTACC is from Eptesicus fuscus isolate TK198812 chromosome 2, DD_ASM_mEF_20220401, whole genome shotgun sequence and encodes:
- the GUF1 gene encoding translation factor GUF1, mitochondrial isoform X1 — translated: MRILAGRGWWRGRALAAWVTGAAGRALPWPPGARTRGAAAACGALDRLYSSAARQEKVDMSRFPAENIRNFSIIAHVDHGKSTLADRLLELTGTIDKTKNNKQVLDKLQVERERGITVKAQTASLFYNCEGKQYLLNLIDTPGHVDFSYEVSRSLSACQGVLLVVDANEGIQAQTVANFFLAFEAQLSVIPVINKIDLKNADPERVVKQIEKVFDIPSDECIKISAKLGTNVESVLQAVIERIPPPKVHRNSPLRALVFDSTFDQYRGVIANVALFDGVVSKGDKIVSAHTQKTYEVNEVGVLNPNEQPTHKLYAGQVGYLIAGMKDVTEAQIGDTLYLHKQPVEPLPGFKSAKPMVFAGMYPVDQSEYNNLKSAIEKLTLNDSSVTVHRDSSLALGAGWRLGFLGLLHMEVFNQRLEQEYNASVILTTPTVPYKAVLSSAKLIKEYREKEITIINPAQFPDKSKVTEYLEPVVLGTIITPDEYTGKIMMLCQARRAVQKNMVFIDQNRVMLKYLLPLNEIVVDFYDSLKSLSSGYASFDYEDAGYQTAELVKMDILLNGNFVEELITIVHKDKAHTVGKAICERLKDSLPRQLFEIAIQAAIGSKIIARETVKAYRKNVLAKCYGGDITRKMKLLKRQAEGKKKLRKVGNIEVPKDAFIKVLRTQTDK
- the GUF1 gene encoding translation factor GUF1, mitochondrial isoform X2, which translates into the protein MRILAGRGWWRGRALAAWVTGAAGRALPWPPGARTRGAAAACGALDRLYSSAARQEKVDMSRFPAENIRNFSIIAHVDHGKSTLADRLLELTGTIDKTKNNKQVLDKLQVERERGITVKAQTASLFYNCEGKQYLLNLIDTPGHVDFSYEVSRSLSACQGVLLVVDANEGIQAQTVANFFLAFEAQLSVIPVINKIDLKNADPERVVKQIEKVFDIPSDECIKISAKLGTNVESVLQAVIERIPPPKVHRNSPLRALVFDSTFDQYRGVIANVALFDGVVSKGDKIVSAHTQKTYEVNEVGVLNPNEQPTHKLYAGQVGYLIAGMKDVTEAQIGDTLYLHKQPVEPLPGFKSAKPMVFAGMYPVDQSEYNNLKSAIEKLTLNDSSVTVHRDSSLALGAGWRLGFLGLLHMEVFNQRLEQEYNASVILTTPTVPYKAVLSSAKLIKEYREKEITIINPAQFPDKSKVTEYLEPVVLGTIITPDEYTGKIMMLCQARRAVQKNMVFIDQNRVMLKYLLPLNEIVVDFYDSLKSLSSGYASFDYEDAGYQTAELVKMDILLNGNFVEELITIVHKDKAHTVGKAICERLKDSLPRQLFEIAIQAAIGSKIIARETMVVILPGK
- the GUF1 gene encoding translation factor GUF1, mitochondrial isoform X3, encoding MRILAGRGWWRGRALAAWVTGAAGRALPWPPGARTRGAAAACGALDRLYSSAARQEKVDMSRFPAENIRNFSIIAHVDHGKSTLADRLLELTGTIDKTKNNKQVLDKLQVERERGITVKAQTASLFYNCEGKQYLLNLIDTPGHVDFSYEVSRSLSACQGVLLVVDANEGIQAQTVANFFLAFEAQLSVIPVINKIDLKNADPERVVKQIEKVFDIPSDECIKISAKLGTNVESVLQAVIERIPPPKVHRNSPLRALVFDSTFDQYRGVIANVALFDGVVSKGDKIVSAHTQKTYEVNEVGVLNPNEQPTHKLYAGQVGYLIAGMKDVTEAQIGDTLYLHKQPVEPLPGFKSAKPMVFAGMYPVDQSEYNNLKSAIEKLTLNDSSVTVHRDSSLALGAGWRLGFLGLLHMEVFNQRLEQEYNASVILTTPTVPYKAVLSSAKLIKEYREKEITIINPAQFPDKSKVTEYLEPVVLGTIITPDEYTGKIMMLCQARRAVQKNMVFIDQNRVMLKYLLPLNEIVVDFYDSLKSLSSGYARGCSPAFDPHLTK